The following coding sequences lie in one Peribacillus frigoritolerans genomic window:
- a CDS encoding anti-sigma-V factor rsiV, with the protein MEKKLKDLREEYLKIPIPKELNDVVQAALNEKPRKRPRVGRNILVSAAAALLIVTASVNISPAAAKAMSDIPIVEKVIKVITFVEWKEEANNSSAIIKTPAISGLENKKLENSLNDKYLTESKQLYKEFTESMEKLKEGEKGNISVESGYVILTDNETILSVQRYTDTIQASSSTESQFDTVDKKNEVLLTLNSLFKDDRYLQVISENIKEQMKRQMAEDPEKVYWVEDDDLTAFKGINENQNFYINEDGKLVIAFNSYEAAPGYMGAVEFIIPTKVLSDLLVGDQYIH; encoded by the coding sequence ATGGAAAAAAAATTAAAAGATCTGCGGGAAGAATATCTTAAAATACCGATACCAAAGGAATTGAATGATGTCGTTCAAGCAGCCTTGAATGAAAAGCCAAGGAAGAGGCCGAGGGTTGGCAGGAATATCCTCGTGTCAGCGGCAGCGGCGCTTCTGATTGTGACAGCTTCCGTAAACATCAGCCCGGCAGCGGCGAAAGCCATGAGTGATATTCCGATAGTCGAGAAGGTCATCAAAGTGATTACCTTCGTCGAATGGAAAGAAGAAGCGAATAATTCCTCGGCAATAATCAAAACGCCTGCTATATCCGGTTTGGAGAATAAAAAGCTCGAAAATAGCTTGAATGATAAATATTTAACGGAAAGTAAGCAGCTTTATAAGGAATTTACGGAATCCATGGAAAAACTGAAGGAAGGTGAAAAGGGCAATATCTCGGTGGAAAGCGGATATGTGATATTGACGGATAATGAAACGATATTATCCGTACAGCGTTATACGGATACGATTCAGGCCTCCAGTTCCACGGAAAGTCAATTCGATACAGTCGACAAGAAAAACGAAGTGCTTTTAACGCTAAATAGCTTATTTAAAGATGATCGCTATCTTCAGGTGATCAGCGAGAACATCAAGGAACAGATGAAGCGGCAGATGGCTGAAGATCCGGAAAAGGTATATTGGGTCGAAGATGATGATCTTACTGCTTTTAAAGGCATCAATGAAAACCAAAACTTTTATATAAACGAAGATGGCAAGCTAGTCATCGCGTTTAACAGCTATGAAGCTGCACCGGGATATATGGGGGCCGTCGAGTTCATCATCCCGACAAAGGTGCTGTCAGACCTTCTTGTTGGCGATCAATATATCCATTAA
- a CDS encoding peptide MFS transporter: MATINKQKIVDSVPQKGFFGNPKGLFTLFFTEFWERFSYYGMKAILVYYMYYEVSKGGLGLDEPTALALVSIYGSLVYMSGIIGGWLADRIFGTSKAVFYGGILIMLGHIVLAVPGSLSMFFVSMVLIVLGTGLLKPNVSSIVGEIYAENDERRDSGFSIFYMGINMGAFLSPFVVGTVGMKYSFHLGFGLAAIGMLIGLIVFVATKKKNLGLAGTLPANPLSQNEKKKVFTKLGIAALIIAAIIGITASAGILTIKTFINLVGILGIVIPTLYFIFMYRSPKTTSVERSRLIAYIPLFIAAVMFWAIQEQGATILASYADKRTQLNFAGIEINPSWFQSLNPLFIITLAPVFAWLWIKLGKRQPTIPQKFSIGLLFAGLSFLVILLPAYFGGSDALVNPLWLVLSYFLVVLGELCLSPVGLSATTKLAPAAFSAQTMSLWFLASAAAQALNAQIVRFYTPQTEMAYFGVIGIASMVLGLVLMALSPKIQGYMKGIR, from the coding sequence ATGGCAACGATAAATAAACAGAAAATTGTGGATAGTGTACCTCAAAAAGGTTTTTTTGGAAACCCTAAAGGACTATTCACCCTTTTCTTTACTGAGTTCTGGGAGCGTTTCTCCTATTATGGCATGAAGGCCATTCTTGTTTACTATATGTATTACGAAGTATCTAAAGGGGGACTAGGTCTTGATGAACCCACAGCCCTTGCCCTTGTATCCATATACGGATCTTTAGTATATATGTCCGGTATAATTGGCGGATGGCTCGCCGATAGGATTTTCGGGACTTCAAAAGCCGTATTTTACGGTGGTATCTTGATCATGCTCGGGCATATTGTCCTTGCTGTACCAGGCAGTCTCTCCATGTTCTTTGTTTCCATGGTACTCATTGTTCTTGGTACTGGTCTATTAAAACCGAACGTTTCCAGCATTGTCGGGGAAATTTACGCAGAAAATGATGAACGCCGGGATTCCGGTTTCAGCATATTCTATATGGGTATCAACATGGGTGCATTCCTTTCACCGTTTGTTGTCGGTACAGTCGGAATGAAATACAGCTTCCACCTTGGTTTTGGACTTGCGGCAATTGGTATGTTAATTGGGCTCATCGTCTTTGTTGCAACAAAGAAAAAGAACCTGGGCCTGGCGGGAACTCTTCCTGCTAACCCACTATCACAGAATGAAAAGAAAAAAGTATTCACTAAATTGGGGATAGCAGCACTGATCATCGCTGCCATCATCGGCATCACGGCTTCTGCAGGCATCTTAACGATTAAAACCTTCATTAATCTTGTAGGAATCCTAGGGATCGTAATTCCGACCCTTTATTTCATTTTCATGTATCGCAGCCCTAAAACAACTTCTGTTGAACGTTCCCGATTGATTGCCTATATTCCTTTGTTTATAGCAGCCGTCATGTTCTGGGCGATTCAAGAGCAAGGTGCAACAATATTGGCAAGCTATGCAGACAAACGGACACAGTTGAATTTTGCTGGAATCGAAATAAACCCGTCTTGGTTCCAATCATTGAATCCTTTGTTCATCATTACCCTTGCACCAGTATTCGCATGGTTATGGATTAAACTAGGAAAGCGTCAGCCGACCATTCCTCAAAAATTTTCAATAGGTTTACTGTTCGCCGGTTTATCATTCCTGGTAATCCTGCTTCCTGCTTATTTTGGTGGATCCGACGCATTAGTCAATCCGCTATGGCTTGTACTTAGCTATTTCCTTGTAGTGCTTGGAGAACTTTGTTTATCTCCTGTTGGACTTTCAGCGACTACAAAATTGGCTCCGGCCGCATTCTCGGCACAAACGATGAGCCTGTGGTTCCTGGCAAGTGCAGCAGCACAAGCACTGAACGCACAAATCGTAAGATTCTACACACCTCAAACCGAAATGGCTTATTTTGGAGTGATCGGTATTGCTTCAATGGTCCTTGGACTTGTCCTGATGGCCTTATCACCAAAGATTCAAGGCTACATGAAAGGCATTCGCTAA